One Xiphophorus hellerii strain 12219 chromosome 1, Xiphophorus_hellerii-4.1, whole genome shotgun sequence DNA segment encodes these proteins:
- the LOC116734294 gene encoding F-box only protein 6-like has product MKRRTRAIMGTSYSVNSPSPIRSSGEPVIPLPLDILEEIFLNLPPQHVVCVCRLVCRQWKDVADSESFWRERCRREGYQLRDPSKVPSNWRLFYFLCKKRRNLIKNPRAEDEFRGWRILDDGGDQWKIEGTMVQHSNPAVKKNYVTSYGLCRKQQLINLREEGYSPSFMDEFQPHIRISDWYAPRWDCGSIYEICVQLLNDEQDVLKEFSPEPISFPQWNDQQWHQMVHVFKNYGPGVRYVRFIHGGKDTQFWAGWYGIRVTESCVEVCPGLDN; this is encoded by the exons ATGAAGAGGAGGACTAGAGCCATAATGGGAACTTCATACAGCGTCAACTCACCTTCGCCGATACGGAGTTCTGGTGAACCT GTCATCCCTCTTCCTTTGGACATATTGGAGGAAATCTTCCTAAATCTGCCTCCCCAACacgtggtgtgtgtgtgtcgattAGTGTGCCGCCAGTGGAAAGATGTGGCTGACAGCGAGTCTTTTTGGAGAGAAAGATGTAGAAGAGAGGGATATCAACTCCGCGATCCTTCCAAAGTACCCAGCAACTGGAGGTTGTTTTACTTCTTATGCAAGAAGAGGAGAAATCTCATAAAGAATCCAAGAGCAGAAG atGAATTTCGGGGATGGAGAATCCTGGATGATGGTGGGGATCAGTGGAAAATAGAGGGAACTATGGTGCAACATTCAAATCCAGCAGTAAAGAAAAACTATGTGACCTCCTATGG ACTCTGCAGAAAACAGCAGTTGATCAATTTGAGGGAAGAAGGTTACAGCCCATCATTTATGGATGAGTTCCAGCCACACATCCGGATATCTGACTG GTATGCACCCCGCTGGGATTGTGGAAGCATCTATGAGATTTGTGTGCAGTTACTAAATGACGAGCAAGACGTTCTAAAGGAATTTAGTCCTGAGCCCATTTCCTTTCCTCAGTGGAATGATCAGCAGTGGCATCAA ATGGTGCATGTCTTCAAGAACTATGGACCAGGAGTGAGATATGTCCGTTTTATTCATGGTGGCAAAGACACACAGTTCTGGGCTGGATGGTATGGTATTCGTGTAACAGAAAGCTGTGTTGAAGTTTGTCCAGGATTGGACAACTAG
- the dnajc11a gene encoding dnaJ homolog subfamily C member 11a, with protein MASALDDDEICNDDYYSLLNVRREATQEELKAAYRRLCMLYHPDKHRDPELKRQAEALFNLVHEAYEVLSEPQARAIYDIYGKRGLDVDGWEVVERKRSPAEIREEYERLQREREERRLQQRTNPKGTISVGIDATDLFDRYEEDYEDMVGGMPHIEINRMHISQSIEAPLTTKDTAVLSGSLSTHNGTGGGTINLALRRVTSTKGWGEVELGAGDTHGPLFGMKIFRNLTPRCFATAQCGLQFSSRGVRPGVTTVLARHLDKNTMGYLQWRWGTQSSMNTSVVRDTKSSHFTIAVQLGIPHTFMMMSYQYKFQDEDQTKIKGSVKSGFFGTVVEYGAERKISRHSVVGATVSVGVPQGVSLKIKLNRASQTYFFPIHLTDQLLPSAVFYATVGPLVFYLAIQQLVIRPYLRAQKEQELEKQRESSASNIAKKKQEAEAAVLLMQESVRRIIEAEESRMGLIILNAWYGKFVTDNSRKHERAKVIDITVPLQCLVKDSKLILTEASKSGLPGFYDPCVGEEKSLKVLYQFRGVMHQVLSGDTEPLRIPKQSHRIDSDT; from the exons ATGGCGTCTGCCTTGGACGACGATGAGATCTGCAATGATGATTACTATTCCCTATTAAACGTTCGCAGAGAG GCCACCCAGGAGGAGTTGAAAGCAGCTTACCGGCGCCTGTGCATGCTATATCATCCTGACAAACACCGCGATCCTGAGCTAAAGCGACAGGCTGAGGCTCTTTTTAACCTTGTACACGAAGCTTATGAAG TGCTTAGTGAACCACAGGCACGAGCTATCTACGATATCTATGGCAAGCGAGGGCTCGATGTGGATGGATGGGAG GTGGTGGAGAGGAAAAGAAGTCCTGCTGAGATTCGGGAGGAGTATGAACGCCTTCAGAGGGAGCGAGAAGAGAGAAGGCTTCAGCAACGGACCAATCCAAAG GGAACGATAAGTGTGGGCATTGATGCCACAGACCTTTTTGACCGGTATGAGGAGGACTACGAGGATATGGTGGGAGGCATGCCACACATAGAAATCAACAGGATGCATATATCACAATCTATAGAG GCTCCTCTCACTACAAAAGACACAGCCGTTTTGTCTGGCTCCCTGTCTACCCACAACGGGACTGGAGGTGGCACTATTAACTTGGCTTTGAGAAGAGTTACCTCAACTAAAGGGTGGGGTGAG GTAGAGTTGGGGGCCGGAGACACTCATGGACCTCTCTTTGGAATGAAGATATTTCGGAACTTAACGCCTCGATG CTTTGCAACGGCTCAGTGTGGGCTCCAGTTTTCTTCGCGGGGAGTTCGTCCTGGGGTGACAACGGTGCTGGCTCGCCACCTCGACAAGAACACGATGGGCTATCTGCAGTGGCGCTGGGGAACCCAGTCCTCCATGAACACCAGCGTAGTGAGGGACACAAAGAGCAGCCATTTTACCATCGCAGTCCAG CTTGGCATTCCTCACACCTTTATGATGATGAGCTACCAGTACAAGTTTCAGGATGAAGACCAGACGAAGATTAAAGGCTCAGTAAA ATCGGGTTTCTTTGGGACGGTGGTGGAGTACGGTGCTGAGAGGAAGATCAGTCGGCACAGTGTGGTGGGGGCCACCGTCAGCGTGGGAGTCCCACAGGGTGTCTCCCTCAAGATCAA GCTGAACAGAGCCAGCCAGACGTATTTCTTCCCTATTCACCTCACTGACCAACTCTTGCCAAGTGCAGTGTTCTACGCCACGGTTGGACCTCTGGTTTTCTACCTCGCCATCCAGCAGCTCGTCATTCGGCCCTATCTGCGGGCCCAAAAGGAACA agagTTGGAGAAGCAGAGGGAGAGCTCAGCCTCTAATatagcaaaaaagaaacaggaagcagaggcTGCT GTTTTGCTCATGCAGGAGTCTGTCCGAAGGATTATTGAAGCAGAAGAATCTCGAATGG GCCTCATCATCCTCAACGCTTGGTACGGCAAATTTGTGACGGACAATAGCAGAAAGCACGAGAGGGCAAAGGTCATCGATATAACTGTGCCACTTCAGTGTCTGGTGAAAGACTCCAAACTCATTCTCACTGAGGCCTCAAAG TCAGGACTCCCTGGCTTCTATGACCCCTGTGTGGGGGAAGAGAAGAGCCTGAAGGTGCTGTATCAGTTCCGTGGAGTCATGCATCAAGTCCTGTCAGGAGACACAGAACCACTCAGGATACCAAAGCAAT ctcACAGGATTGATTCAGACACATAG